From a single Bacteroidia bacterium genomic region:
- a CDS encoding metalloregulator ArsR/SmtB family transcription factor: protein MATTKTEPFDQLQNRIATLAKALGHPARIAILQVLIAEKSCICGDIVDRVPLAQATISQHLKVLKDAGLIQGEIAPNRSCYCINSEGWKQAKTLLGNFMAEFDETANMNCC, encoded by the coding sequence ATGGCAACAACAAAAACGGAACCATTCGACCAGTTGCAAAACCGTATAGCAACGCTCGCCAAAGCCTTGGGGCATCCGGCACGGATCGCGATTTTGCAGGTTTTGATCGCTGAAAAAAGCTGCATTTGTGGCGACATTGTCGATCGGGTACCGCTGGCTCAGGCCACGATTTCCCAACACCTCAAGGTGTTGAAAGATGCCGGACTCATCCAGGGCGAAATTGCACCCAACCGCAGTTGCTATTGTATCAACTCCGAAGGCTGGAAACAGGCAAAAACTCTGCTGGGCAACTTTATGGCCGAATTTGATGAAACCGCAAATATGAACTGCTGTTAA